cgggctggggagtcagaggtcatgggttcgaattccggctctgccactcgtcagctgggtgactgtgggcgagtcacttcacttctctgggcctcagtgcctcctctgtaaaatggggattaagaccgtgagcctcacgtgggacaacccgatgaccctgtatctcccccagcgctcagaacggtgctctgcacatagtaagcgcttaacaaataccaacattattattattttctgggtctcagttacctcatctgtaaaacggggatgaagactgtgagccctacgtgggacaacatgattactttgcatctgccccagcgcttagaacagtgcttggcacacttagagaagcagcgtggctcagtggaaagaggggcttgggaatcagaggtcatgggttcgtatcccggctccgccactcgtcagctgggtgactgtgggcgagtcacttcacttctctgggcctcagtgacctcatctggaaaatggggatgaagactgggagccccatgtgggacaacctgattacctgtatctaccccagcgcttagaacagtgctctgcacataggaagcacaacaaataccaacattattagtagtagtagtagtaagcgcttaacaaataccaacattattattatcattatcataatgatGGAGGGTCCCGACctgctcccccgtcccctccccgcctcgccccgcccccggcccctcacctgaTCTTTGACGCTGGTAACAGCCCCGTGCTCCCTCCAGTCCCACGCCGGGGGTGCGGGCCcagcggcgggcggggccgggcgcagCGGGCGGCCGGGGACACGGCTCAGCACCGGGTTTAGGTAGAAGGTCCGAAACTCCTCCTCTGAGAgggagccagccagccagtcagtcagtcgagcgtgtttaaggagcgcttactgtgtgcagagcaccgttctaagcgcttgggagagtacgatacggccCACACATTCCCCGCTCGCAACTTCATCcactcatccaatcgtatttatcgagcacttagcgtgtgcagagcactggactgagtgttaTACGAGAaccgtataacagacacgttccccgttcgCGACTTCATTCGTCCAGTGAAgtgtttacggagcgcttactgtgtgcaaagggtcgtgctaaacgcttgggggagtatgcttgggagtcagaggtcatgggttcgaatgccggctctgccacttgtcagctgtgtgactgtgggcaggtcacttggcttctctgtgcctcagtgacctcaactgtaaaatggggatgaaaactgtgagccctacgtgggacaacctgatcaccctgatcccagcgcttagaacagtgctctgcacttagtaagcgcttaacaaataccaacattattatcattattacaacagaacaataaaagagacacattccctgccctcaatgagtttacagtccagagggggagacggacgttaacaggaataaataaatgacagatgtggacatgagtgccgtggggccggataaagggagcaggtcagggtgacgcagggggagtgggagaagaggggcttagtcggggaaggcctcttggaggaggcgggccctcgggaagggggagaggaagaagggggccgACGGGAGGGCCGATAAGAGGGCTGACAAGAGGCTTGGCAAGAGGCCTGACGAGAGGCCTGACGAGAGGCTTGACAAGAGGGCTTGACAAGAGGCCTGACAAGAGGGCTTGATAAAGAAGGCTTGACAAGAGGGCCTGACAAGATGGTTGACCGGAGGGCTGACCGGCACCGAAGGGAACAGCCGGAgataccacccagcccacagagggggacgggggcaagcgtgactcagtggaaagagcccgggcttgggaggcagaggtcacgggctctaatcccggctccgccgccggtcagccgggtgacttggggcaagtcccttcgcttctctgggcctcggtcacctcatccggaaaaggggatgaagactgggagccccgggggggacaatctgatcacctcgtatcaccccccccccccagcgcacagaagagtgcttcgcacatagcgcttaacaaataccatcgttattaggaTCTCAAAAAGGGAGGGGCCCAAACCTGCCTCTCTCAGTTCAGGGAGGCCCAAGCCAGGTCAGTCTCTTCACACTGGCCTGACACCAATGGGAACGGGTTTTTGCCCTTTTTAGGCGGGGGTGGGAACCGGAGCCCCCTGTCCTGCCCGGCGATGGCatgtctcacctccccaccccccgccccacccgttatccccctccagactggaagctccttatgggtagagaatgtgcctgctaattctggggCGTTATGATAATATTACTAccactgttgataataataatgctatttggtaagcactttctatctgtcaagcgccgtactaagcgttgtacattccaagcgcttagtacggcgctctgcacagagtaagcgctcgataaacgcgactgaacgaatgaatacacgCTAAGCGGGTGGggcacgggccccgtcccacgtggggctcgcggtcttcggccccattttccagatgaggtcgctgaggcccggagaagtgaactgagctccccgaggtcacccagcaaacaagtggcggagccggcgctagaacccaggtccgcccgtactctctccacgaggccacgctgcttgtaccctctcaagcacagtgctctgcgcatagcaagcgctcaataaacaccaccgatcgatcgatgggTGCGTCGGGAGAGCacgccccgcctcccacccccaccccccgtccggAGCATCTCCTACCTGTGAGGTCACTGAACTTGGTGACTCCATATCGGGCTGAACCCTGGTCCAGCTCCTGGATCCTTCGGGCCCGTTCCAGGTTGTGGGCGAAGATGCCAAGACGTCGCTGAGTCTCTGCGGACCACAGGCGGGGAGAACAGGAGTGGCCGCGACGGGGGGAAGGGTGTTgtttggtgggggtgggtggggggaggttaaGTGCCAGGCTGGGACCCTGCCAATCTCCCTGGGTTGTTTTGGGGGTGAAGAGGAGTGGTCGGGGCGACTGGGGGAACAGGCCGAGCATCTCTGAGGccggataataataaggatggaatccgttaagcgcctactatgtgccgggcactctgctaagcgctggggtgggtacagacaGGTCGGGCTGGACTCAGTTcctggcccacggggggctcccactctcaatccccattttccagctgagggaaatgaggcccagagaagtgaagtgattcgtccaaggccacacagcagacaagaggcggagccgggatcagaacccctggacaggtccgggctccgtccgcaacgccacgctgcttctcgggcaaCGGGGCGGGCACGTCGCCCGCGGGTCGGGCGCCCACCCTGCCGCGGAGGGCGGAGGCTCCGCCGGATGGGACGGACCGCTCCATCCCGGGAGTTGGAAACACAGGAGCGGACACACTGGTCTGACCGGCGCGATGTGGGGAGTGACTTCTGGGCGCTAATTGTCGGCGAATCCATAACCAGACCGGTAATTGCAGTTTCCTTTCTTAGAGGACCGGGAGGCATTACTGGTCTGACAGGGgtttggggatgggatgggggagcggggtggggggggacaggaggcagagtgaTGGGGgttaggggggaggaggagcgtggctcagtggcaagagcccgggttggggagtcagaggtcgcgggttctaatcccggctctgccgctgatcggctgtgtgattttgggcaagtcacttcacatctctgtgcctcagttccctcatctgtaaaatggggatgaagactgggagccccaggtgggacgacctgatcaccttgtatctccccccagcatttaaaacagtgcttggcacatagtaagcgcttcacagatataccatcatcattattattatctggggtccCCTCCTCGGCCTTTCCCGCCATTCCTCCGCCTGTGGGCTCTCCCGGCCCGCCTCACCTGTGGCATTGGCGTAGCTCCGACTGTAGGTGGTGAGGAATTCCTTGAAGAGGGAGATCACCTCCACCGAGTGACCCTGGAAGGTGCAAGGGAGGTGACGCTTCCCAACATCCCCACGGCCACCACCGGGGAACCCCGACGCGtccactcgtatttattaagcgcttactgggtgcggagcactgttctgagcgctcgggaaagtacaaaacaacaacaaagagtgacattccctgcccccagcgagctcgcagtctagggggtggagacagacagcaatacaaataaataaaatgacagatatggacataagcgcggCGGGGCTGGGTTggcaggagggaagagcagagagagcgagtcagggtgccgcggaagggagtgggagaggaggaaacgtggggctcaggctggaaaggcctcttggaagaggtgtatcCCTTCCTGCTTCAGGAAGGGGTGAGGCCACCGATCAGTCATTCCatcgtgtttaccgagcgcttactgcgcgcgaagcactctactaagtgcttgggcaaggacCATAgaccaacagacccattccctgcccacggtgagctcacggcCAATCTGGCGGATCTATCGAGCGccgactgcgtgccgagcactgtactaagcgcttgggagagtacgatagagttaggagacacccATCCccgcccttgaagagcttacgatctagcagggggaggcagacattaagataaaaatGACAGGTAAAAGAAAATTCAAATGACAGGTCGTAGAAGCGaccgagtataaggatatgtacggaaatcacagtgatggtatttgttaagcgctcactgtgtgcccggcactgtaccgggcgccggggtagatagaagcaaatcgagcgggatacggtcccggtcccaggtggggctaacagtctcaacccccattttagagatgagatgacagaggcccagagaaagaaagcgacttgcccaaggccactcggccgacaagcggtggagccgggattggaacccatgaccttccaactcccaggcccccgctctatccacgaCACCCTGCTGCAGGGGCGGTGTGGGTACTAAAGAGCTTAGGGAGTACAGGCTTAATCAATTAATGGACCGTAAACTGCCTGTGGGGAGAGATTGCATTTTTCAACTCTCTCGTGTTGCTCTCGCTCCgcgaaatgctcaataaataccgcccagtgagcactttctgtgtgcggagcgctgaactaagcacttgggaaactgcagTACGATAGAGCTgagagacgtgatccctgcccataagaacacggtctggggggagaggcagacccagggtaaattagggatatggacatcagtgctgtagggcagtggtatttattgagcgctactctcTGCGGAGCGCTGTttaaagcactcgggaaagtacaatataatagagttggtagatgtgatccctgcccacagccagcttatagtctacaagctgaggcagacattaaaataaattacggggacGGGAGGAAAATCGAGTATACGGATAtttccgtaagtgctgtggggatgggaggggggagtataaaagtgcttattaataataacgctacttgcgaagcgcttacggtgtgcccagccccgttctgaacactggggtagatcccagttaggttggacagtccctgtcccacttggggctcacattcttcatccccattttccagacaaaggaactgaggcccagagaaatgctgCGACGCGCCGAAGGCGGACAGGGGAGGTGTGTGAGGGCTTGCTGAGGATACCAAGTGTTCAAAGGGGACGTTTCCAAATGCACAGGTgtcgcagaaggaagggggaggagggaaaccgagggcttagtcagggaaggctttagaAATGTAAAATATAAGGATATTAAATGCGGAAGCAGCACGGAGTTGGGGGGAGCAGCATTGCGTAatggagagatcacgggcctgggagtcagaaggtcatgagtgctaatcccggctccaccactcgtctgctgcgtggccttgggcaactcgcttaatttctctggacctcagttccctcatctataaaatggggattaagacggtgagccccgggtgggacagggactgtgtccaaccccatttgcttataaccagcccagcgccgagaacagtgccaggtataaagtaagcgcttaacaaataccattattattattattattaataataggtgAGGTAGAATGGAGGGAAAATAAAGCGGGGAAATAAatgaggattagtcagggaaggttgccCCGATCCTGTCGCTCTGTCTCGCTCCCTTCCTTCACgcttccctcccccaggcccaaagcacttttaataatcataataataataacaataatgttggtatttgttaagcgcttacgctatgcagagcactgttctaagcgctggggtagacacagggtcatcaggttgtcccacatgaggctcacagtcgtaatccccattttacagacgaggtaactgaggcacagagaagttaagtgactcgcccacagtcacacagctgacaagcggcagagccgggattcgaacccatgacctctgactcccaagcccatgccctttccacttttGTCCTTATCCGTGATGTATCTATTTCTATTcatgcccgtctctccctctagactgtacgtttattgtcggcagggaatacgtccgttATATTTTCGCGCCGCACTCCCCCGGACGCTTcgtccggtgctccgcgcacagtaagcgctccataaatatcgccgattggggtgaggggggaaagaCGCCACCTTCTCGCCCTGTCTAACCAGGGTCCTCACCTGGGTGGGATCTTCCTGGGGCAGCGGTTGACGGTGGTCCAGATTCCTGGGCTCATCCGGGGTCTCTAGACAGGACACATGAAGTTCGGttacctgccccccacccccataataATagccgtggtatttcttaagcgctcacaatgtgccaggcaccgtactaagcgctgggggtggataccaggtaaccggcttggacacggtccctgtcccacggtgggctcgccgtctcaatccccgttttacagaggaggtaaccgagggaaGGGAGGTGGCCTCGCTCAAGGCCGCACGacggacaagcggcggggccgggattagaacccgtgaccttctgactcccaggcctcggctctaTCCTTTTTGCCGCGCCGCTTCCAACCGTCACCCCCTCCAGAGccctggggagaaagaggggaccgCGGAGTCCCCCCGCCATGGACCCCTTGGACTTTTCTCACCTGCCGGGCCGCAACCTCGTTTCAGCGGCATTCGCTCGTCCAGCTGCGGCCAGTCCAGGACTTGAGAGTCACAAGgctgaagggagaaaagaggagaggggctcCGTCCGAGGTCCCCACGTGGCCCCGTGACTCGGGGAGTTGAGGCAGCCACGTCATTCGGTCGAGATGTGTTTATTGGATCCCGATCGTGggtagagcgccgtactaagcgcttgggagagaacgacgccacagacgcattccctgcccacaaggagctgacggtctagacggGCAGACGGACGTTAAGAGAAagaaataaacgacagatatggacggaggcggtgcggggccggggaggggtgaataataatcatgttgatatctgttaagcgcttactctgtgcagggcactgttctaagcgctggggtagatacagggtcatcgggtcgtcccccgggagactcacagttgatccccattttacagatgagggaactgaggcccagagaagtgacgtgagtcgcccacggtcacccagctgacgtggcagagcggggattcgaacccatgacctccgactcccaagcccgggctctttccactgagccgcgctgcttctctagggagcaagtcagggtgacgcagaagggagtgggagaagagggtttagtcagggaaggcctctcggaggagatgggcctttgagaAGAAAAGGACTCCTGCCCGGAAGCCAGGCAGCGGTTAGTgttccaggcgcttaatacagtgcgctgcacacagtaagcgctcaatacataggacggaatgaacgactgaaggaatgatccCCAAGGATGGTCTCGGTCATCTGACTGACACATTTCCCCCAGAGCCACCAGGCAGCTGGCTGCTGCCTCGGCTCATCTGGGCTTgagaccactaataataataataataataataataataatggtatttgttcagtccttactgtgtgccaggcactgtcctaagcactggggtggatgcatgaaaatcaggtgggacacagtccctgctccacatggggcttgcagcctcaatccccatcaaagaagcagcgtggctcagtggaaagagcacaggctggggaatcagaggtcatgggttccaatcccggctctgggtgaccttgggcaagtcacttcacttctctgggcctcagttccctcctctgtaaaatggggatgaagactgggcgccccacgtgggacaacctgatcaccttgtatccttcccaaggcttagaacggtgctttgcacataataagtgcttaacagatgtcattctTATGATCATTAtattttgaggatgagggaactgaggcccagagaagcgaagggactagCCCTAGGTCATCCGGCAGgcaggtgccgggattagaacccatgaccttctgactccccggtggGGGGCCGAGGTATTCCCGGGGCCCGGACCGGCGCCGTCTCCCCCCGCTCGTTGTGTGGCCGTATCTCCTCCCGAGCGCTTGGCGCAGGGTTCGGCACGTAGCGCGCGCCGCAGAAACAGTCCCGccggagagaagcagcgcagcgtgagagagcccgggcttgggagtcggaggtcatgggttctaatcccggctccgctccttgtcagccgggcgacccggggcgagtcacttcacttctccggacctcagcgacctcatctgggaaatggtgactgagaccgggagcctcccgggagcgacccgatcatctcgtatcccctccccggcgctcagagcagtgctcggcgcgtagtaagcgcttaaccgataccaccatCGTTATGATTACGATTATTATCGGGCTGACGGCCGCCCACACcgagcggggcggcggggggctgcgAGAGGAGGGGTCCAGCCCCGTCGCCGCCAGGGACGAGAGGGTCCCTCCGGCCGCCCATCGCCCGacgggcggacgggcggacgggcAGGCGGAGAGATGGGCAGACAGGCGGATGGAcgggcagacggacagacggatAGGTGGACGGACAGGCAGACGGATGGACAGACAGGCGGACGGACAGGGAGACGGACGGATAGGCGGACGGacagggagacggacggacaggcaGACGGATAGACAGACAGgcggacagacagacggacaggcggacagacggacggatggGCGGACGgacagggagacggacagacagacagttAGGCGGACGGACAGGCAGACGGATGGACGGACAGGCGGGTAGATGGATAGACAGACAGgcggacagacagacggacaggcAGACGGACGGATAGGCGGACGGACaggcagacggacggacggatagGTGGACGGACAGGCAGACGGATGGACAGACAGGCGGACGGACAGGGAGACGGACGGATAGGCGGACGGACaggcagacggacggacggatagGTGGACGGACAGGCAGACGGATGGACAGACAGGCGGACGGACAGGGAGACGGACGGATAGGCGGACGGacagggagacggacggacaggcaGACGGATAGACAGACAGgcggacagacagacggacaggcggacagacggacggatggGCGGACGgacagggagacggacagacagacagttAGGCGGACGGACAGGCAGACGGATGGACGGACAGGCGGGTAGACGGATAGACAGACAGgcggacagacagacggacaggcAGACGGACGGATAGGCGGACGGACaggcagacggacggacggatagGTGGACGGACAGGCAGACGGATGGACAGACAGGCGGGCGGACGGGTGGACAGACAGGCGGACAGGCAGACAGATGGACGGAGAGGCAGATAGACGGCCAGGCGGGCGGCCAGGCGGCCGGACAGACGGCCAGGCGGCCGGCCGGGCAGACAGGCCGAGGGCGGGCAGGACGGGCAGAGGTCACctgcgggccccggggcgggcggagCGGCGCTGGCGGGCCTTGCTGGCGGTGGCGGGGTTGCGTCCggagggccgggcgggcggcgtcCGGCggcgcggggggtcggggggcgtcgGGGGCGGGCAGCGGCCGCGGTTGCCCCGGGCCCGGCgacgccagcagcagcagcagcagcagcagcggcggcggcggcagcggcggcggcagcaacGGCGGCAGAGGCCCCGCGACGGAcaccccccgtccccgtccccgtccccgtccccctccgggcccgggcctcctccGCTCCATCGCCGCCCGGCCTGTCCGTCCCGTCCCCGGGAGGACTGGGCGGGACTTCTCCCAGGGAGCTCTTTCaggggccgggcctcgggggcGGGACGATGCCGACACTAACGCTGCTGGCTTGAGCGCCGACGCCTTTcccggcgccgggggagacgcgaggTCGTCGGCCCGGCCCACGTGGGCTTCCCgcttctaatccccgttttacagacgaggtgaacTGAGGCGCGGATCTAGGATAACGACCCCGCCGGGATCGATCAAGCGGaagcctcctccgggaggccttcccagcccgaGCCCCGCTTCTGGAAGGGgctcggcttcggagtcagaggtcacgagttcgaatcccggcgcggccacttgtcggccgggtgaccgtgggcaaggcacttcacttctctgggcctcggtgacctcgtctgtaaaatggggatgaagaccgggagccccgcgtgggaccacctgattcccctacgtctcccccagcgcttagaacggcgctcggcacctagtaggcgcttaacaaatgccaacgttattatttattattattattctccttccccttccccgctctcccgccctctgctcctcccccatcgcTCATCGATAGgatgataataacgtcggtatttgctaaacgcttactaggtgccgggcgccgttctaagcgccgggggagatccggggtcatcgggtcgccccgcgcgaggctcccggttaatccccgttttacggaagaggtcgccgaggcccagagaagtgactcgcccgacacatattatttattaccctgttcatTTTGTCACTGAGGCGGAcgtctcctcgattctatttataataataataatgttggtatttgttaagcgcttactatgtgccgagcactgttctaagcgctggggtagacagagggggaatcaggtcgtcccacgtggggctcccagtcttaatccccattttacagatgagggaactgaggcacagagaagttaagtgactcgcccacagtcacacagccgacaagtggcagagctgggattcgaactcatgagccctgacttcaaagcccgtgctctttccactgagccacgctgcttctcacgctgctgtttatcttgatgatgctgtccgGTGTCGCGCTGTTCCGTTTTGCTTCGCCgcctttctcccccgtttaggccgtgagcccgtcattgggcgggttCGTCTCTTTCCGTTGCccgattgtctctgtctgttgccgaattgtccatgccaagcgcttagtacagtgacctgcacatagtaagcgctccgtaaacgctagtgaatgaatgagattccaagcgcttaatacggtgttgtgcacataacaataataacgttggtatttgttaagcgcttactgtgtgccgagcaccgttctaagcgctggggtagatagatacagggtcatcgggttgtcccacgtgaggctcgcagttaatccccatttgacagatgaggtcactgaggcacagagaagtgaagtgacttgcccaccgtcacacggctgacaagcggcagagccgggattcgaactcatgacctctgactccgaagcccgtgctctttccactgagccacgataaatacgattggatgaacgaATACAAGGGGGTGAGGGTGTccgccgtggggctcccggtctccatccccgttttccagatgaggtcactgaggcccagagaagcgaagtgactggccccaaagtcgcacagctgaccgggggcggagttgggattcgaacccctgactcctgactcccaagcccgggctctttccaccgagccacgctgttctccccTAGGGGCGGGACTTCTCAAGGGGACGGGACCTTTAGGTGCGGGTCTGTTCGTAGGGGGCGTGacctctcataataataaaaaataatattgccatttgttaatcgcttactatgtgccaagccctgttctaagccctgggtcggggggatacaaggtgatcaggtcgtcccacgtggggctcccagtcttcatccccattttccagatgaggtcactgaggcccagagaagggaagtgacttgcccaaagtcacacatctggcaagcggctgaactaggattagaacccataacctctgactccccaggccgggctctttagAGAagt
This portion of the Ornithorhynchus anatinus isolate Pmale09 chromosome 3, mOrnAna1.pri.v4, whole genome shotgun sequence genome encodes:
- the CTSF gene encoding cathepsin F, translating into MERRRPGPGGGRGRGRGRGVSVAGPLPPLLPPPLPPPPLLLLLLLLASPGPGQPRPLPAPDAPRPPAPPDAARPALRTQPRHRQQGPPAPLRPPRGPQPCDSQVLDWPQLDERMPLKRGCGPAETPDEPRNLDHRQPLPQEDPTQGHSVEVISLFKEFLTTYSRSYANATETQRRLGIFAHNLERARRIQELDQGSARYGVTKFSDLTEEEFRTFYLNPVLSRVPGRPLRPAPPAAGPAPPAWDWREHGAVTSVKDQGMCGSCWAFSVTGNVEGQWFLKRGTLLSLSEQELVDCDTLDQACGGGLPSNAYTAIETLGGLETESDYSYRGRRQRCGFSPDKATVYINSSVELSRDEAELAAWLAENGPVSVALNAFAMQFYRGGVSHPFRPLCTSWLIDHAVLLVGYGNRSGIPFWAIKNSWGADWGEEGYYYLYRGARACGVSTMASSAVVD